A window of Paremcibacter congregatus contains these coding sequences:
- the cobA gene encoding uroporphyrinogen-III C-methyltransferase — MNTIFAGMADLESGWVWLAGAGPGDPGLVSLLTLKALQQADVVVYDALVGQGVLDMAGEQAVLEFAGKRGGQPSAKQADISDRLVQHATSGKKVLRLKGGDPFVFGRGGEEARHLVEAKIPFRVVPGITAGIGGLAYAGIPVTDRHTNSAVTFLTGHGEDGGLSKDIDWDALAKSSPVIVVYMALSRIKQMTEQFLRSGRRPDEAVAVISKASTPDQRVLETTLARAAEDVAKAKMVAPAMIVLGENTKLRAGLDWQGAMAGRILDADLSGIIPQGKVPPKGC; from the coding sequence TTGAATACAATCTTTGCAGGGATGGCTGACCTCGAATCAGGATGGGTCTGGCTTGCCGGGGCTGGTCCGGGCGATCCCGGTTTGGTATCTCTGTTGACGTTAAAGGCGCTTCAACAAGCCGATGTTGTGGTCTATGACGCTTTGGTCGGGCAGGGTGTTCTGGATATGGCGGGGGAACAGGCTGTTCTGGAATTTGCCGGAAAGCGCGGGGGGCAGCCGTCGGCCAAACAGGCGGATATTTCCGATCGACTGGTGCAACATGCGACGTCAGGCAAAAAAGTTCTGCGGTTAAAGGGCGGCGACCCCTTTGTCTTTGGGCGTGGCGGTGAAGAGGCACGTCATCTGGTGGAGGCTAAAATCCCTTTCCGGGTTGTGCCTGGGATTACCGCCGGGATCGGCGGGCTGGCTTATGCCGGTATTCCGGTGACGGACCGTCATACAAATTCGGCGGTAACTTTCCTGACCGGCCACGGCGAAGATGGCGGCTTGTCTAAAGATATTGACTGGGATGCATTGGCAAAATCTTCGCCGGTGATCGTGGTTTACATGGCGTTGAGCCGAATTAAACAGATGACGGAGCAATTTCTCCGCTCAGGACGCCGTCCGGATGAAGCGGTGGCGGTGATCAGTAAAGCGAGTACCCCGGATCAGAGGGTTCTGGAAACCACACTGGCGCGGGCGGCAGAGGATGTGGCGAAGGCGAAAATGGTCGCGCCGGCGATGATCGTGCTCGGGGAAAACACCAAGTTGCGGGCGGGCCTCGATTGGCAAGGGGCGATGGCGGGGCGTATTCTGGATGCGGACCTGTCCGGCATTATCCCCCAAGGGAAGGTGCCGCCAAAAGGGTGTTAG
- a CDS encoding 2OG-Fe(II) oxygenase, translated as MTDELHKQDLEKFLAEKQLNDHWKKWVRTNLDAGCDKNGMFRIMIDEGFSYEVAKAALNFEPAIPVDQIINPLKRYKDARMRETASPFIPNAVRQNVEGFELYVLDDFLNEAECDALRRKVQREAPSTGIALKDENDPSFCTRNHDLGGIKDTLFQDVDRRICSVLGLSPKHAEPLQAQFYEAGQTFYPKRDFFEADDLIEKGGALGQRSYSFVIYLEETSVGGGLSFPEVDHSVPVKRGRAVIWNNLFPDGTVNDKAVHLCRPVEKGCGLILKKIFRTENGLPAFKRLDKENVPNYTTIGFERDRLPKPLLDKIMDFYRKNFHAQVPETVAERFIKNAKTDTAKSSLIQLPKSLEKEIQACLKPVLEIWSGLKLEPTFVYGIRVYHHGTALKVHRDRNGTHIIGVIINIDQEVTDPWPLRIEDNYYRKHDIFLEPGDVIYYEATRLAHGRPQPFNGKLYTNIFSHFKIADKS; from the coding sequence ATGACGGATGAATTGCATAAACAGGACCTGGAAAAATTTCTGGCCGAAAAGCAGCTGAATGACCATTGGAAAAAATGGGTCCGCACCAACCTTGATGCGGGGTGTGACAAGAACGGTATGTTCCGGATCATGATAGATGAGGGGTTCAGTTATGAGGTGGCCAAGGCGGCGCTGAACTTCGAACCGGCAATTCCCGTAGACCAGATTATCAATCCGCTGAAACGTTACAAAGATGCCCGGATGCGTGAAACGGCCTCCCCCTTCATTCCCAATGCCGTACGTCAGAATGTTGAGGGATTTGAGCTTTACGTGTTGGATGATTTTCTTAATGAGGCGGAATGTGATGCGTTGAGGCGCAAGGTGCAACGCGAGGCGCCGTCGACGGGCATTGCCCTAAAGGATGAAAACGATCCGTCATTTTGCACAAGAAACCATGATCTGGGGGGGATCAAAGACACTTTGTTTCAGGACGTGGATCGGCGGATTTGTTCCGTGCTGGGGTTATCACCAAAACATGCGGAGCCTCTACAGGCGCAATTTTATGAGGCAGGACAGACTTTTTATCCGAAAAGGGATTTCTTCGAAGCCGATGACCTTATTGAAAAGGGCGGGGCGCTCGGACAACGCAGTTACAGTTTTGTGATTTATCTTGAGGAGACAAGTGTCGGCGGGGGGCTGAGTTTTCCTGAAGTCGATCACTCGGTGCCTGTGAAGCGAGGGCGCGCCGTGATTTGGAACAATCTTTTTCCCGACGGCACCGTTAATGACAAGGCCGTTCATCTGTGTCGCCCTGTGGAGAAGGGGTGCGGGTTGATTTTGAAGAAAATTTTCCGTACCGAAAATGGCTTGCCTGCCTTCAAGCGTCTGGATAAGGAGAATGTACCCAATTATACCACTATTGGGTTTGAGCGAGACCGGTTGCCGAAGCCGTTGCTGGATAAGATTATGGATTTTTATCGGAAGAATTTTCACGCCCAGGTGCCGGAAACGGTTGCGGAGAGATTTATCAAGAATGCCAAGACGGACACGGCGAAGAGCAGCCTCATTCAGTTACCGAAATCACTGGAGAAGGAGATACAGGCCTGTCTGAAACCGGTGCTGGAAATATGGAGCGGGCTGAAACTTGAACCGACCTTTGTTTACGGCATTCGGGTCTATCATCATGGGACTGCGCTGAAGGTGCATCGGGACCGCAACGGGACCCATATCATCGGGGTCATTATCAATATTGATCAGGAAGTGACTGACCCCTGGCCTTTGAGGATTGAGGACAATTATTACCGTAAGCACGATATTTTCCTGGAACCGGGCGATGTCATTTATTATGAAGCAACCCGCCTTGCGCATGGGCGTCCGCAGCCATTCAATGGAAAATTATACACCAATATTTTCAGCCATTTTAAAATCGCTGACAAGAGCTGA
- a CDS encoding dipeptidase, translating into MAALEHKKRGKLMAVLLVIVALALVVYYIALPRYAAHMDAQMNQALESGPYTVSEPAQRLHDSLIVADMHGDFLLWNRDFLEQSDRGLIDLPRLRKGNLSLQAFTIVSKVPKGINIHKNTADSDQITLLAFAQHWPFKALNSLKERALFQSKKLHDYADRSAGQFTLIKTKSDLADFVAARQDGQKITAGFLGIEGAQVLEGDLANVKTMFDAGFRMMAATHFFDTELGGSAHGVSLGGLTDFGAQVFQDMQQRGMLIDIAHASPKLIDDILAQATTPVVSSHTGVRGVCDNQRNLNDAHIKGVAKTGGMIGVGFWDVAVCDPSPKGIVTAIKYVADLVGVDHVGLGSDFDGAITAPFDAGGMALITEELMNVGFAEEDIRKIMGGNALRILGQTLPE; encoded by the coding sequence ATGGCGGCTCTGGAACACAAAAAACGTGGAAAATTAATGGCTGTTTTACTGGTGATTGTGGCGCTGGCCCTGGTGGTATACTACATCGCCCTGCCCCGTTACGCGGCCCATATGGATGCCCAGATGAACCAGGCCCTTGAATCCGGTCCCTATACCGTCAGCGAACCTGCCCAGAGGCTGCATGACAGCCTGATTGTCGCCGACATGCATGGCGATTTCCTGTTATGGAACCGCGACTTTCTGGAACAGAGCGACCGGGGCCTGATTGATTTGCCGCGGTTGCGAAAAGGCAATCTGTCGCTTCAGGCCTTCACCATTGTCAGCAAGGTGCCCAAAGGCATCAACATCCACAAGAATACAGCTGACAGCGACCAGATCACCCTGTTGGCTTTCGCGCAGCACTGGCCGTTCAAAGCATTAAACAGCCTGAAAGAACGCGCTCTTTTCCAATCAAAGAAACTCCATGATTATGCCGATCGTTCGGCGGGTCAGTTCACCCTGATCAAAACAAAAAGCGACCTGGCGGACTTTGTCGCAGCCCGACAGGACGGACAGAAAATCACCGCCGGATTCCTCGGCATAGAGGGCGCCCAGGTTCTGGAAGGCGATCTGGCCAACGTCAAGACCATGTTTGATGCCGGTTTCCGCATGATGGCAGCGACACATTTTTTTGACACGGAACTCGGCGGCTCCGCCCACGGGGTCAGTCTCGGCGGTCTGACTGATTTTGGCGCCCAGGTTTTTCAGGACATGCAGCAACGCGGCATGCTGATCGATATTGCCCATGCGTCCCCCAAACTGATTGACGATATTCTCGCCCAGGCCACGACCCCGGTTGTGTCATCCCATACCGGGGTGCGCGGGGTGTGTGATAATCAACGCAATCTCAATGATGCACATATCAAAGGCGTCGCCAAGACCGGTGGTATGATCGGGGTCGGTTTCTGGGATGTCGCCGTTTGTGACCCAAGCCCCAAAGGTATTGTCACGGCGATCAAATATGTCGCGGATCTGGTGGGCGTCGATCACGTCGGCCTTGGATCAGACTTTGACGGCGCCATCACCGCACCTTTTGATGCCGGCGGCATGGCCCTGATCACAGAAGAACTGATGAATGTCGGTTTTGCCGAAGAAGATATCCGCAAGATTATGGGGGGCAACGCCCTGCGCATTCTGGGCCAGACCCTGCCAGAATAA
- a CDS encoding glycosyl transferase family protein: MLIVFTSYLFCLKILLIVTAVLILLSNIDDAFIDVYYIFNRIRRRFFFHKRIRSFKARDLMRRPEQNFAIMIPTWCEANVIGDMIRNSCHSYQYEKYHIFVGVYPNDHKTRAAIEQLIPLFPQVHLSLVSHDGPTSKADCLNHIHRDIIDFEHRRHLCFAGFVLHDAEDIVHPLELKLYNHLIPRKDMIQIPVIPLERPWYDLTGGHYQDEFAENHIKELVARESLTGHVPSAGVGTALSRRAMTLLAAPPHIVPFDTDNLTEDYDLSLRLRQYGLNLIFARFPAGRGSIIATREFFPNTMRSVIRQKSRWLMGIAFQGFRRQKWQGSFALKYVLLRDRKGIITAQLSLLAYFILVNILLVWLAEALMPQSYRYPPLVRQGEWLVPLLWANFAFLVNRGLHRIWFTYRTYGLLAGLFSVPRQLWGNILNGVASLRAILLYSTHLIRGTPLVWDKTDHAFPDHTQLKSFRQKLGDLLVHQDYINARDLKNALRHQKKTGMPLGQMLLQNGYITPRQLQDTLRLQDLRHDHPG; this comes from the coding sequence ATGCTTATTGTTTTCACCAGTTATTTGTTTTGCTTAAAAATTCTTCTGATCGTCACGGCGGTTCTGATCTTGCTCAGCAATATCGACGACGCCTTTATCGATGTCTATTATATTTTCAACCGCATCCGCCGACGTTTCTTTTTCCATAAACGCATTCGATCCTTTAAAGCCCGCGACCTGATGCGGCGGCCTGAACAAAATTTCGCCATCATGATCCCCACCTGGTGCGAAGCCAATGTAATCGGCGACATGATCCGCAACAGCTGCCACAGTTACCAGTACGAAAAATATCATATTTTTGTCGGCGTTTATCCCAATGACCATAAAACCCGTGCGGCAATAGAACAACTGATCCCTCTTTTCCCTCAGGTGCATTTATCCCTGGTCAGCCATGATGGCCCAACCAGCAAGGCCGACTGCCTCAACCACATTCATCGTGATATCATTGATTTTGAACACAGACGCCACCTGTGTTTCGCCGGCTTCGTTCTGCATGATGCAGAGGATATTGTCCATCCTCTTGAACTCAAACTCTATAATCACCTCATTCCCCGCAAAGACATGATCCAAATCCCGGTTATTCCCCTGGAACGCCCCTGGTATGATCTGACCGGAGGGCATTATCAGGATGAATTTGCCGAGAACCACATCAAGGAACTGGTGGCGCGGGAAAGCCTGACCGGACATGTGCCTTCCGCCGGGGTCGGCACCGCACTCAGCCGCCGCGCCATGACCCTGCTCGCCGCGCCGCCGCACATTGTTCCCTTTGATACCGACAACCTGACCGAGGATTACGACCTGTCCTTACGGCTCCGTCAATATGGTCTAAATCTGATCTTCGCCCGGTTCCCCGCCGGTCGCGGCTCTATCATCGCCACACGCGAATTCTTCCCCAATACAATGCGTAGCGTCATTCGACAAAAAAGTCGTTGGCTGATGGGCATCGCCTTTCAGGGATTCCGGCGACAAAAATGGCAGGGATCGTTTGCCCTGAAATATGTTTTGCTGCGCGACCGCAAAGGCATTATTACCGCGCAACTGTCATTGTTGGCATATTTTATTTTAGTGAACATTCTCCTCGTCTGGTTGGCAGAAGCCCTGATGCCGCAAAGCTATCGCTACCCGCCTCTGGTCCGCCAGGGAGAATGGCTGGTGCCCCTGTTATGGGCTAATTTCGCTTTTCTCGTTAATCGGGGACTGCACAGGATATGGTTCACCTATCGCACCTATGGCCTGCTCGCCGGGCTGTTTTCTGTGCCGCGCCAACTCTGGGGCAATATCCTCAATGGGGTGGCCTCCTTACGCGCCATCCTGCTCTACAGCACCCATCTGATACGGGGCACCCCCTTGGTATGGGACAAGACCGATCATGCCTTTCCTGATCACACGCAGCTTAAATCCTTTCGTCAGAAGCTCGGCGACCTGCTGGTGCATCAGGATTATATCAACGCCAGGGACCTGAAAAACGCCCTGCGCCACCAAAAAAAAACTGGCATGCCTCTGGGTCAGATGTTGCTTCAGAACGGCTATATTACACCGCGACAGCTTCAGGATACGTTGCGACTTCAGGATTTACGCCATGACCACCCGGGTTAA